A single genomic interval of Helianthus annuus cultivar XRQ/B chromosome 13, HanXRQr2.0-SUNRISE, whole genome shotgun sequence harbors:
- the LOC110902279 gene encoding uncharacterized protein LOC110902279 has translation MDSPSSSSMLNYCYHEFFADGDGSTDEEVEQEAVTGACKLAMRYAEHCRRPQAKKGKRGYIERDRRGAHDRLMKDYFDEEPTYSNEMFRRRFRMSKRLFLRIVHDLEANYDFFKQKSDARGELGFTGIQKCTSALRILAYGNTTDINDEYLKMGEKTTRDSLEHFCRGIIDVYGARYLRTPTWEDLQKIYEVHNAEHGLPGMIGSIDCMHWRWDNCPTAWRGQHTRGDQKGPTIILQAVASQDLWIQLHDEHANLNSPFVEKSF, from the exons ATGGATTCTCCTAGTTCTTCCTCCATGCTAAACTATTGCTATCACGAGTTTTTTGCGGATGGCGATGGTTCAACCGATGAGGAGGttgagcaagaggcggttacggGTGCTTGTAAACTAGCGATGAGATATGCCGAGCATTGTCGTCGCCCACAAGCCAAAAAAGGTAAAAGAGGTTATATTGAACGAGACCGACGCGGGGCACACGATCGTTTGATGAAAGATTATTTTGATGAGGAGCCGACATATTCGAACGAAATGTTTAGACGTCGTTTCCGAATGAGTAAGCGGTTATTTCTACGTATAGTCCACGACTTGGAAGCCAACTacgatttttttaaacaaaaatcgGATGCGAGAGGGGAACTTGGATTTACCGGTATCCAAAAGTGTACCTCGGCGTTACGAATCCTTGCTTATGGAAACACTACCGACATCAATGACGAGTATCTAAAAATGGGGGAGAAAACAACGAGAGATAGCTTGGAGCATTTTTGTCGCG gtataatTGATGTGTACGGTGCGCGTTATCTTAGAACGCCTACATGGGAGGACCTTCAAAAGATCTACGAGGTACATAATGCCGAGCATGGTTTGCCTGGTATGATCGGGAGCATAGATTGCATGCATTGGCGTTGGGATAACTGCCCGACTGCATGGCGAGGCCAACACACACGTGGTGACCAAAAAGGACCCACTATTATTCTTCAGGCGGTTGCTTCacaggacctttgg